A window of Actinobacillus suis ATCC 33415 contains these coding sequences:
- the cmoB gene encoding tRNA 5-methoxyuridine(34)/uridine 5-oxyacetic acid(34) synthase CmoB — protein sequence MIDFRPFYQQIATTNLSAWLETLPLQLKQWEKTTHGDYAKWAKIVDFMPNSTACINLKDKVESIPNAPLSVGETKQLTHHLKQLMPWRKGPYHLHGIHIDTEWRSDFKWDRVLPHLAPLKDRTILDVGCGSGYHMWRMVGEGAKMVVGIDPTELFLCQFEVVRKLLGNDRRAHLIPLGIEQMQPLAAFDTVFSMGVLYHRKSPLDHLSQLKAQLVKGGELVLETLVIDGDVNTCLVPADRYAKMKNVYFIPSVDCLINWLEKVGFKNVRCVDQAITTLEEQRKTEWLENESLVDFLDPNDHSKTIEGYPAPKRAVILANT from the coding sequence ATGATTGACTTTCGTCCTTTTTATCAACAAATCGCAACAACGAATCTGTCCGCTTGGCTGGAAACTTTGCCTTTACAATTAAAACAGTGGGAAAAAACCACGCATGGTGATTATGCCAAGTGGGCAAAAATTGTCGATTTTATGCCAAATTCGACCGCTTGTATTAATTTGAAAGATAAGGTGGAATCGATTCCAAATGCACCGCTTTCAGTCGGCGAAACCAAACAACTGACTCATCATTTAAAACAGCTGATGCCTTGGCGTAAAGGGCCTTATCATTTGCACGGAATTCATATTGATACCGAATGGCGTTCCGATTTTAAATGGGATCGTGTACTTCCGCACCTTGCCCCGCTGAAAGACCGTACTATTTTAGATGTCGGCTGTGGTAGTGGTTACCATATGTGGCGTATGGTCGGCGAAGGCGCAAAAATGGTGGTGGGTATTGATCCAACTGAATTATTCCTTTGTCAATTTGAAGTGGTGCGTAAATTACTTGGCAATGACCGCCGAGCGCATTTAATTCCGCTTGGTATTGAGCAAATGCAACCGTTAGCTGCTTTTGATACGGTTTTCTCAATGGGCGTGCTTTATCACCGTAAATCGCCGTTAGATCATCTTTCACAACTTAAAGCGCAACTGGTGAAAGGTGGTGAATTGGTATTAGAAACGCTAGTGATTGATGGCGATGTGAATACTTGTCTTGTCCCAGCCGATCGCTATGCAAAGATGAAAAACGTTTATTTTATTCCGTCGGTCGATTGTCTGATTAACTGGTTGGAAAAAGTTGGCTTCAAAAATGTTCGTTGTGTTGATCAAGCCATTACAACATTAGAAGAACAACGTAAAACGGAGTGGCTAGAAAATGAAAGTTTGGTTGATTTCCTCGATCCAAATGATCATAGTAAAACCATTGAAGGCTATCCTGCGCCGAAACGTGCAGTAATTTTAGCCAACACCTAA
- the mltA gene encoding murein transglycosylase A, with translation MNWKAYKKWAKVTAIALLVASCSSDNANKGQHDYQAEHAKFGAVYKGRQYIPHNFVSTPRVAANGSIVNFQDFLKQLNNVRAYAGGITGRYAGTYGKVSSWIASGGKVSDLARYNIHALQMRGEDGFQNVLMTGYYSPVIHARRTPQGKYQHPIYAMPSQKRFTRSQIYDGALEGKGLELAYSDSMLDNFLLGVQGSGYVDFGDGRLNYFAYAGQNGFKYASVGRLLVEDGEIPKEKMSIQAIREWGERNPHRVQGLLERNPSYVFFKNDPTGQVKGSAGVPLVALASVASDKSLVPSGSVLLVETPLIDRAGNWTGKHELRLMVALDVGGAVKGHHFDLYQGIGDEAGHKAGLMKHYGRVWVLN, from the coding sequence ATGAATTGGAAAGCATATAAAAAATGGGCAAAGGTTACTGCTATTGCGCTTTTAGTTGCAAGTTGTTCTTCAGATAATGCAAACAAAGGGCAGCATGATTACCAAGCCGAACACGCAAAGTTTGGCGCGGTATATAAAGGTCGTCAGTATATTCCGCATAATTTTGTCAGCACACCGAGAGTGGCGGCAAATGGATCTATTGTTAATTTCCAAGATTTCTTAAAACAGTTAAATAATGTACGTGCGTATGCCGGCGGTATTACCGGCCGTTATGCAGGCACTTACGGTAAAGTTTCCTCATGGATCGCTTCAGGTGGTAAGGTATCAGATTTAGCTCGTTACAATATTCACGCGTTACAAATGCGTGGTGAAGACGGCTTTCAAAACGTGTTAATGACCGGCTACTATTCTCCGGTAATTCACGCACGTCGTACACCGCAAGGTAAATATCAGCATCCGATTTATGCGATGCCAAGCCAAAAACGTTTTACCCGTTCACAAATTTATGACGGCGCGTTAGAAGGTAAAGGTTTAGAACTGGCTTACAGTGATTCAATGTTAGATAACTTCTTACTTGGCGTGCAAGGGAGCGGTTATGTTGATTTCGGTGACGGTCGTTTAAATTATTTTGCTTATGCCGGTCAAAACGGCTTTAAATATGCGAGTGTCGGTCGTTTATTAGTTGAAGACGGTGAAATTCCAAAAGAGAAGATGTCTATTCAAGCGATCCGTGAATGGGGCGAACGTAATCCGCATCGTGTACAAGGTTTATTAGAACGTAATCCGTCTTACGTTTTCTTTAAAAATGATCCGACCGGTCAAGTAAAAGGTTCGGCAGGCGTACCGTTAGTCGCATTGGCATCAGTTGCTTCAGATAAAAGCCTTGTACCGTCAGGCAGTGTATTATTGGTCGAAACGCCGTTAATCGATCGTGCCGGTAACTGGACGGGCAAACATGAATTACGTTTAATGGTGGCATTAGATGTCGGCGGTGCGGTAAAAGGTCATCACTTTGACTTATACCAAGGTATCGGCGATGAGGCGGGTCATAAAGCCGGTTTAATGAAACACTACGGACGTGTTTGGGTATTAAACTAA
- a CDS encoding site-specific DNA-methyltransferase, with the protein MPEIFSEGKIDFDKFQQLFSDNISTEPDRYHLNWAGKSQAYQQLQIPTQKTLTPCVEESVDFEQTQNIFIEGENLEVLKALQKSYFNSIKMIYIDPPYNTGNDFVYNDNFAQSQTDYQAQTGEIGEDGFLKKAFRKNAKENGHFHSNWLNMMLPRLHLARNLLKDDGVIFISIDDNEQAQLKLLCDEVFGEENFVAELIWDKQHSQQQGLFKTYHEYVLLYAKNINNHKNIKGGTGVIDAGAIKKISKSNPESEFTFPAGVKFEAKDGVELKGTFGDSEKVTVVKGCFRAINGRTLEEVTLSAGWTQKKQMTEFFAGNEVYDTKGQKVIEFYFSSTGKLKCRKERTSITPPTLLPKYGMSSLHTDNLKELMNATVFNNPKPLPMLSDFIRWFTGGTDIILDFFSGSGSTAHAILETNLAEGKKNTFISVQLAESLNVDNEDQKEAVEFCLNLGVPATIAEISKERIRRAGSQILQKNEENRPLDVGFKVFKLTDSHFKQWQSPTAENLAEQLEMFIDNVKENTEPQVMLYEILLRLGLKLTCNVRYENNIFWIEDEKSQHYAILLEHIDENLLNSVINVQPQKVVALDRLFAGNDALKKNAELQMKDANIAFFVI; encoded by the coding sequence TTGCCTGAAATTTTTAGCGAGGGCAAAATTGATTTTGATAAGTTCCAACAGCTTTTCTCTGACAACATTTCTACTGAACCTGACCGCTATCATCTCAACTGGGCGGGCAAATCGCAGGCGTATCAGCAATTACAAATTCCTACGCAAAAAACGCTTACACCTTGTGTAGAAGAGAGCGTAGATTTCGAGCAAACGCAAAATATCTTTATTGAGGGAGAAAATCTAGAAGTATTGAAAGCGTTGCAAAAATCCTATTTCAATTCGATCAAAATGATCTACATTGACCCACCTTATAACACGGGAAATGACTTCGTTTATAACGACAATTTCGCCCAAAGCCAAACAGATTATCAGGCTCAAACTGGTGAAATAGGCGAAGATGGCTTTCTCAAAAAAGCCTTCCGCAAAAATGCCAAAGAGAATGGGCATTTCCATAGTAACTGGCTGAATATGATGTTGCCTCGCCTCCACCTCGCTCGTAATTTACTCAAAGATGACGGAGTGATATTTATCTCCATTGACGATAACGAACAGGCACAGCTTAAATTATTGTGCGATGAAGTGTTTGGGGAGGAGAATTTTGTGGCAGAACTTATTTGGGATAAGCAGCATTCTCAACAGCAAGGGCTATTCAAGACATATCATGAATACGTTTTACTTTATGCTAAGAATATAAATAATCATAAGAATATTAAAGGTGGGACAGGTGTTATTGATGCTGGAGCAATAAAGAAAATCTCTAAATCTAATCCTGAAAGTGAATTTACATTTCCTGCTGGAGTAAAATTTGAAGCAAAAGATGGTGTAGAACTAAAAGGAACTTTTGGAGATAGTGAAAAAGTTACTGTTGTTAAAGGATGCTTTAGGGCAATAAATGGCAGAACCCTAGAAGAAGTTACATTATCTGCAGGTTGGACACAGAAGAAACAAATGACAGAGTTTTTTGCAGGAAATGAAGTTTATGACACTAAAGGTCAAAAGGTTATTGAGTTCTATTTTTCATCAACAGGAAAGTTGAAATGTAGAAAAGAGAGAACATCAATAACTCCTCCTACCTTATTACCTAAATATGGTATGAGCAGTTTGCATACAGACAATTTAAAAGAGTTGATGAATGCAACAGTATTTAATAATCCTAAACCATTACCAATGTTAAGTGATTTTATTCGTTGGTTTACAGGGGGGACGGATATTATCTTGGATTTTTTTAGTGGGAGTGGTTCCACTGCTCATGCGATATTAGAGACTAATTTAGCAGAAGGTAAAAAGAATACATTTATAAGTGTTCAATTAGCTGAATCATTAAATGTAGATAATGAAGATCAAAAAGAAGCTGTTGAATTTTGTTTAAATTTAGGGGTTCCTGCAACTATTGCCGAAATTTCAAAAGAGCGTATTCGCAGAGCAGGTTCGCAAATTTTGCAAAAAAATGAGGAAAATCGACCGCTTGATGTGGGCTTTAAAGTATTCAAATTAACGGATAGCCATTTCAAACAGTGGCAATCGCCAACGGCAGAAAACCTTGCGGAACAACTAGAAATGTTTATCGACAATGTGAAAGAAAACACCGAACCACAAGTAATGCTATATGAAATTCTGCTACGTTTGGGGCTGAAACTAACCTGTAATGTGCGTTATGAAAACAACATATTTTGGATTGAAGATGAAAAATCACAGCACTATGCCATTTTATTGGAGCATATCGATGAGAATTTGCTTAATAGTGTTATCAATGTACAACCGCAAAAAGTGGTGGCATTAGATCGTTTGTTTGCTGGCAATGACGCATTGAAAAAAAATGCCGAATTGCAGATGAAAGATGCGAATATTGCATTTTTTGTGATTTAA